Proteins encoded by one window of Acetivibrio thermocellus ATCC 27405:
- the queC gene encoding 7-cyano-7-deazaguanine synthase QueC: protein MRRAVVLLSGGLDSTTCLSVALAEGYEVYPLSFDYGQRNRKELESAKQVVKYFKLKEHKIVKIGNVGGSALTDMNIDVPDYKGLPTIPVTYVPARNIIFLSYAVGYAEVVDAEAIFIGVNAVDYSGYPDCRPEFIEAFQKAINLGTKSGVNGKPVKIITPLINLSKAEIIKLACENNAPLHLTTTCYRGGEKACGVCDSCVLRLKGFKEAGIVDTIEYMERT from the coding sequence ATGAGAAGAGCTGTTGTATTGTTGTCCGGCGGACTGGACAGTACCACTTGTTTGTCAGTTGCCTTGGCGGAAGGCTATGAGGTTTATCCTCTGTCCTTTGATTACGGGCAGAGAAACAGAAAGGAGCTTGAGAGTGCAAAACAGGTAGTTAAGTATTTTAAACTAAAAGAGCACAAAATCGTGAAGATAGGAAATGTGGGAGGAAGCGCTTTGACAGATATGAACATAGATGTTCCCGATTATAAAGGGCTTCCGACCATACCTGTTACGTATGTGCCTGCAAGAAACATAATTTTTTTAAGCTATGCAGTAGGGTATGCCGAGGTGGTGGATGCCGAAGCCATTTTTATCGGCGTTAATGCTGTTGATTACAGCGGCTATCCGGATTGCAGGCCGGAATTTATCGAGGCTTTTCAAAAAGCAATAAACCTGGGAACGAAGAGCGGAGTGAATGGAAAACCGGTTAAAATAATTACTCCGTTAATAAATCTTTCCAAAGCCGAAATTATAAAGCTGGCGTGTGAAAACAATGCCCCCCTTCATTTGACCACAACCTGTTACAGGGGCGGAGAAAAAGCATGCGGTGTTTGTGACAGCTGTGTTTTAAGACTGAAGGGATTTAAAGAGGCCGGAATTGTGGATACCATAGAATATATGGAGAGAACTTAA
- the queD gene encoding 6-carboxytetrahydropterin synthase QueD produces the protein MKIGKVSITKLFTFDSAHHLIDYNGKCRNIHGHTYKLEITLKGLPDENGLVMDFHDLEAIIENEVLEKVDHKYLNDVFDFNPTCEMIGLWLWEEISKQVQNTRCTLEKLVLWETPTSYITIDRNDME, from the coding sequence ATGAAAATTGGGAAAGTTTCTATAACAAAGCTGTTTACCTTTGACAGCGCGCATCACCTGATAGACTATAACGGCAAATGCAGGAACATCCACGGGCATACTTACAAATTGGAGATTACATTGAAAGGTCTTCCTGATGAAAACGGCTTGGTAATGGATTTTCATGATTTGGAAGCTATAATAGAAAATGAGGTACTGGAAAAGGTGGATCACAAGTACCTTAATGATGTGTTTGATTTTAATCCGACCTGTGAAATGATAGGACTTTGGTTATGGGAAGAGATTTCAAAGCAGGTACAAAATACCCGGTGCACCTTGGAAAAACTGGTGCTTTGGGAAACTCCCACCAGCTATATAACCATTGACAGGAATGATATGGAGTAG
- a CDS encoding radical SAM protein, which translates to MKVNEIFLSIQGESLSAGFPTVFVRFTGCNLRCSYCDTRYAYKEGEDMTPSEVFEEIKKLHYKRVCLTGGEPLLQKELGQLLEFLDDYIVTIETNGSVSLKSVELKNPKHSYVMDMKVPSSGCSDQMLFENFDLLRDNDEIKFVIGSRVDYDWAKNIISKYHKKGTVTFSPVYGKIDYSGIVKWILEDKLDARFQVQLHKVIWGPDKTGV; encoded by the coding sequence ATGAAAGTGAATGAGATATTTTTAAGTATTCAGGGGGAGAGTTTGTCCGCAGGTTTTCCGACTGTATTCGTCCGCTTTACCGGCTGCAATCTTCGATGCAGCTACTGTGACACAAGGTATGCCTATAAAGAGGGAGAAGACATGACTCCCTCTGAAGTATTTGAAGAGATAAAAAAGCTTCATTATAAAAGGGTATGTCTTACAGGAGGAGAACCCCTTTTGCAAAAAGAGTTGGGTCAATTGCTCGAGTTCCTTGATGACTATATTGTGACTATAGAGACCAACGGCTCTGTAAGTCTTAAAAGTGTTGAGCTTAAAAATCCGAAGCATTCTTATGTTATGGACATGAAAGTACCGTCATCGGGATGCAGCGACCAAATGCTCTTTGAAAATTTTGATTTGCTGAGGGACAATGATGAAATAAAGTTTGTGATAGGAAGCAGAGTTGATTACGATTGGGCCAAAAATATAATTTCAAAATATCACAAAAAAGGAACTGTGACTTTTTCTCCGGTATATGGAAAAATTGATTACTCCGGTATAGTTAAATGGATACTGGAGGATAAGCTTGATGCAAGATTTCAGGTTCAGCTTCACAAAGTGATATGGGGACCTGACAAAACAGGGGTATAA
- a CDS encoding uracil-DNA glycosylase, with translation MYSWEELIKVCSNCTKCGLSKTRTNIVIGRGNINAPMMLVGEGPGEQEDLQGLPFVGPAGKLLDLLLKAMRIKEDMYYIANIVKCRPPGNRVPTDDEAEMCLPYLRNQLVLVKPRIIVCLGATAMKYIIDRNAKITNVRGQWIERKGYWIIATFHPAALLRDESKKVLMWEDFKKVKQRLDSICQNQNG, from the coding sequence ATGTATAGTTGGGAAGAGCTGATAAAAGTATGTTCAAACTGTACAAAGTGCGGTTTGAGCAAGACAAGAACCAATATTGTGATTGGGCGCGGAAACATAAACGCTCCCATGATGCTTGTGGGGGAGGGTCCCGGCGAACAGGAGGATTTGCAGGGACTTCCGTTTGTGGGGCCGGCTGGAAAGCTTCTGGATTTGTTGCTGAAAGCAATGAGAATAAAAGAGGACATGTACTATATAGCAAATATCGTAAAATGCAGGCCTCCGGGCAACAGAGTTCCTACGGATGACGAAGCTGAAATGTGCCTGCCGTATCTGAGAAACCAGCTTGTGCTTGTCAAGCCCCGTATAATAGTATGTTTGGGGGCAACGGCAATGAAATATATTATTGACAGGAATGCAAAGATTACAAATGTCAGAGGCCAGTGGATTGAGAGAAAGGGATATTGGATTATAGCCACATTTCACCCTGCGGCATTATTGAGAGATGAGTCAAAGAAGGTTCTTATGTGGGAGGATTTTAAAAAGGTAAAACAGAGGTTGGATAGCATATGTCAAAATCAGAACGGCTGA
- a CDS encoding uracil-DNA glycosylase, translating into MSKSERLKELYDLYRKEFQEREIVLGDGNVNSRLVLIGEAPGKDEVLKSKPFVGAAGKNLAEFLDVLGLKREDIYITNAIKYRLSKVKPETNRVSNRPATKNEILENRSYLLKEIEIINPEYIVTLGNVPLRSVYGDFSISIGEVHGTLTRVEVLGTEFNLFPLYHPASIIYNVKLKEIYNEDLNKLRMIIG; encoded by the coding sequence ATGTCAAAATCAGAACGGCTGAAAGAATTATATGATTTATACAGGAAAGAATTCCAGGAAAGAGAAATTGTTTTGGGAGACGGAAATGTTAATTCCAGATTGGTATTGATAGGAGAAGCTCCGGGGAAAGATGAGGTTTTGAAATCAAAACCTTTTGTAGGTGCTGCGGGGAAAAACCTTGCGGAATTTTTGGACGTGCTGGGACTGAAAAGGGAGGATATATATATAACCAATGCAATCAAATACAGGCTCTCAAAGGTAAAACCGGAAACGAACAGGGTTTCAAACAGACCTGCGACCAAAAATGAGATTCTTGAAAACAGGAGCTATTTATTGAAGGAGATTGAGATTATTAATCCCGAGTATATCGTTACTTTGGGCAATGTACCTTTAAGGTCGGTATATGGAGACTTTAGCATTTCCATCGGTGAAGTTCATGGTACATTGACCAGGGTTGAGGTTTTGGGGACAGAGTTTAACCTGTTTCCGCTTTACCATCCTGCAAGTATTATATATAATGTAAAGCTGAAAGAAATTTATAATGAAGATTTAAACAAACTGAGAATGATAATCGGTTAA
- a CDS encoding tRNA threonylcarbamoyladenosine dehydratase, with protein sequence MLNQFSRTEILFGKEAMKKLELATVAVFGIGGVGGYTVEALVRSGVGNFVLVDDDKVCLTNLNRQIIATRKTIGQYKVDVMKERILDINPKANVTVHRCFFLPENSDQFDFASYSYIVDAIDTVTAKIELVMKAKEFGVPIISAMGAGNKIDPTQLKVADIYKTSVCPLARVMRYELRKRGIKNLKVVYSTEEPRKPVEDIAISCRTNCVCPPGTERKCTDRRNIPGSTSFVPSVAGLIIAGEVIKDIIGDING encoded by the coding sequence ATGTTAAATCAATTTTCAAGAACAGAAATATTATTTGGAAAAGAGGCAATGAAAAAGCTGGAGCTGGCAACGGTTGCAGTCTTTGGTATAGGCGGAGTTGGAGGCTATACGGTGGAGGCTCTTGTCAGAAGCGGAGTGGGCAATTTTGTGCTTGTGGATGATGATAAGGTATGCCTTACCAATTTAAACCGACAGATCATTGCCACGAGAAAAACAATAGGACAGTATAAAGTAGATGTTATGAAAGAAAGAATTTTGGATATAAATCCGAAAGCAAATGTTACTGTACATCGGTGCTTTTTCCTTCCGGAGAACTCCGACCAATTTGATTTTGCATCCTACAGCTATATTGTAGATGCCATTGATACGGTGACGGCAAAGATTGAACTGGTTATGAAAGCCAAGGAATTCGGAGTGCCGATTATCAGTGCCATGGGTGCCGGCAACAAGATTGACCCCACCCAGCTCAAGGTTGCGGACATATACAAGACATCCGTTTGCCCGCTTGCAAGGGTCATGAGATATGAACTCAGAAAGCGGGGAATAAAGAATTTAAAAGTGGTTTATTCAACAGAAGAACCCAGAAAGCCTGTTGAAGATATAGCCATCAGTTGCAGAACAAATTGTGTATGCCCGCCCGGGACGGAAAGAAAATGTACGGACAGAAGAAACATACCGGGAAGCACGTCCTTTGTTCCATCAGTTGCAGGTCTTATAATTGCCGGTGAAGTTATCAAAGATATAATAGGAGACATAAATGGATAA
- a CDS encoding DUF6530 family protein has translation MKIPTTLKHKPVIVCENYENVDGRYAYNSDAKGLSLGLAQWNDRGKVDISAKVWRYTGEKWSRQSEELPLHRVLDLAILVCRAKLHFQDAYRYEKLYNPEKPVIDRVGLQGDAMTVAICTDNEKIDEDIKLFNQVLSEDGELIGERLRTLSRILKEMRY, from the coding sequence ATGAAAATACCAACCACTTTAAAGCATAAACCGGTTATTGTATGCGAAAATTATGAAAATGTTGACGGAAGATATGCCTACAATTCAGATGCAAAAGGGCTTTCCCTGGGGCTTGCACAGTGGAACGACCGGGGCAAAGTGGATATTTCGGCAAAAGTCTGGAGATACACAGGTGAAAAATGGTCAAGGCAATCAGAAGAATTGCCCCTTCACCGGGTGCTTGATTTGGCAATCCTTGTATGCAGGGCAAAGCTGCATTTTCAGGATGCTTATCGGTATGAAAAACTGTACAACCCCGAAAAACCTGTTATAGACAGAGTTGGGTTGCAGGGAGATGCCATGACGGTAGCCATATGCACTGATAATGAAAAAATTGATGAGGACATTAAGTTGTTTAACCAGGTCTTAAGCGAGGACGGCGAACTTATTGGAGAAAGGCTTCGCACTCTGTCAAGGATATTAAAGGAAATGAGATATTGA
- a CDS encoding glycosidase, whose product MASRFETRLMGSDRHSYKELFKRFPGNPILSAKNWPYAANTVFNPAATMYNGKVLLLIRVEDRRGFSHLTKAISDDGISNWIIDDKPTLEAEPEKFPEEEWGVEDPRITWIEELGKFAVVYTAYSKGGPLVSLALTEDFENFEKLGAIMPPEDKDAALFPRRINGKWVLIHRPISIHHGPGAHIWISRSDDLKYWGDHQILIRARKGGWWDANKVGLNCPPLETPDGWLILYHGVRQTASGSIYRLGLALLDLENPSKVLRRSDEWVFGPQEFYEREGDVDDVVFPCGWVYNEKTGEIKIYYGAADTCIAMATTNISDLLDYIKRCPEPK is encoded by the coding sequence ATGGCAAGCAGATTCGAAACAAGGCTTATGGGTTCTGACAGGCATTCTTACAAAGAACTTTTCAAAAGATTCCCAGGTAATCCGATCCTTTCAGCCAAAAATTGGCCTTATGCGGCCAACACGGTATTTAATCCCGCAGCCACCATGTATAACGGCAAAGTTTTACTGCTGATAAGAGTCGAAGACAGAAGGGGTTTTTCTCATCTGACAAAGGCAATCAGCGATGATGGTATAAGCAACTGGATAATTGATGACAAACCTACTTTGGAGGCAGAGCCTGAAAAATTTCCCGAGGAAGAATGGGGAGTTGAAGACCCGAGAATTACATGGATTGAAGAATTGGGGAAATTTGCTGTTGTATATACTGCCTATTCCAAAGGAGGACCGCTGGTATCTTTGGCGCTTACGGAGGATTTTGAAAACTTTGAGAAACTTGGAGCCATTATGCCTCCCGAGGACAAGGATGCGGCATTGTTCCCCAGGAGGATTAACGGAAAATGGGTTCTTATACACAGACCCATTTCAATTCATCATGGACCGGGAGCACATATATGGATTTCCCGTTCCGATGACCTCAAATATTGGGGTGATCATCAGATATTAATCAGAGCCAGAAAAGGCGGATGGTGGGATGCCAACAAAGTGGGACTGAATTGCCCGCCACTTGAGACTCCTGACGGATGGCTTATATTATACCATGGAGTAAGACAGACCGCATCCGGATCCATTTACAGGCTTGGACTTGCACTTTTAGACCTTGAGAATCCTTCGAAAGTTTTGCGCAGAAGTGATGAATGGGTATTTGGACCGCAGGAGTTTTATGAAAGAGAAGGAGACGTTGATGATGTGGTGTTCCCCTGCGGATGGGTTTATAATGAAAAGACAGGGGAAATTAAAATATATTATGGTGCCGCTGATACTTGCATTGCAATGGCAACGACAAATATTAGCGATTTGCTTGATTATATAAAAAGATGTCCTGAACCAAAATAG
- a CDS encoding sugar phosphate nucleotidyltransferase produces MKALFLAGGLGTRLRPITNDLPKPMVPIMGKPLLERNIEKLKSYGIDEVVLSTCYKPHKIDKYFGDGKKFGVKISYITEDKPLGTAGAIKNAEELLSDTFLVFNADILSDIDIANMIRFHKEKGALATIAVTKVDNPSAYGVIEHDDDNFITAFKEKPQPHESKSNLINAGVYIFEKELLNHIPRGRAVSIERETYPLLLEKGYKMAVYNKCGYWLDLGTPGKYLKVHKDILKGLVPIGNYDFGQNRTYISKSAKIDRSAKIRGPVYIGENVVIGPSAVIGPNAVLFDDAVVGMGAKVVDSVVWDNVNVERGATVVNSVIMSNCRVDEDSEKYNSVLTENFSEPIAV; encoded by the coding sequence GTGAAGGCATTATTTTTAGCAGGTGGTTTAGGAACTCGTTTAAGACCCATTACCAATGATTTGCCCAAGCCAATGGTGCCCATTATGGGAAAGCCACTGTTGGAAAGAAATATAGAAAAGCTAAAAAGCTATGGAATTGATGAGGTTGTATTGAGTACATGCTATAAGCCACATAAAATTGACAAATATTTCGGAGACGGGAAAAAATTCGGTGTTAAAATAAGCTACATAACAGAGGATAAGCCTTTGGGGACTGCAGGAGCCATAAAAAACGCAGAGGAGCTTTTAAGTGACACGTTCCTGGTGTTTAACGCCGATATATTGAGCGATATAGACATAGCTAACATGATACGTTTCCACAAGGAAAAAGGGGCACTTGCAACCATTGCCGTAACCAAGGTTGACAATCCGTCGGCGTATGGAGTCATTGAACATGACGATGATAATTTTATTACGGCCTTTAAAGAAAAGCCTCAGCCTCATGAGAGCAAATCCAATTTAATTAATGCAGGAGTATATATCTTTGAAAAGGAACTTTTAAACCATATTCCTCGCGGAAGGGCTGTGTCCATTGAAAGAGAAACCTATCCTTTGCTGCTTGAAAAAGGATACAAGATGGCAGTGTACAATAAATGCGGCTACTGGCTTGATTTGGGCACGCCGGGAAAATATCTTAAGGTACACAAGGACATACTCAAAGGTCTTGTACCAATTGGAAATTATGATTTCGGACAGAACCGCACATACATCAGCAAAAGTGCTAAAATTGACCGGAGCGCAAAAATAAGAGGGCCGGTATACATTGGTGAAAATGTTGTAATCGGCCCCTCGGCGGTGATAGGTCCTAATGCGGTTTTATTCGATGACGCTGTTGTCGGAATGGGAGCAAAGGTTGTGGACAGCGTGGTTTGGGACAATGTTAATGTGGAGAGAGGAGCAACGGTTGTAAATTCTGTAATTATGTCAAATTGCAGAGTTGATGAAGACAGTGAAAAATACAATTCCGTTTTGACAGAAAATTTCAGCGAGCCGATAGCGGTATAA
- a CDS encoding glycosyltransferase family 4 protein, which translates to MASNRIRNVAFLSTYPPRECGLATFTDDLVRELDKVELINNPKVIAVSDNDYSYGSRVIMELKQHERESYTKIAEEINNSDIELLVIEHEYGIFGGEDGEYILDLAEKIQIPFILTVHTVLPSPKEKQKKILEVLGEKSARVVTMAKNTIPILEKVYGIDPAKIEVIHHGVPYKILEPREKLKKKFGLENRTVISTFGLISPGKGLEYGIEAVAKLAKKYKDIVYLILGQTHPCVKREFGEVYREKLVQMVEELGVKEHVWFVDKYLTRDEIMNYLQLSDIYMTPYLGKDQAVSGTLAYAVGYGRVIISTPYSYAKEMLAEGRGLLAEFEDADSLAKHIEYVLDNPEAKKEMERRTLSLGRTMMWENVASCYSRLFIDTLEETKLSGSMIG; encoded by the coding sequence ATGGCTTCGAACAGAATTCGGAATGTAGCGTTTCTGAGTACTTATCCGCCAAGGGAGTGCGGACTTGCAACTTTTACCGATGATTTGGTAAGGGAGCTGGACAAGGTTGAACTTATAAACAACCCAAAAGTTATTGCTGTAAGTGATAATGATTACAGTTACGGCAGCAGGGTGATTATGGAGCTTAAGCAGCACGAAAGGGAAAGCTATACAAAGATTGCTGAAGAGATTAACAACTCGGATATTGAACTTCTTGTTATAGAGCATGAGTACGGTATATTCGGAGGAGAAGACGGGGAATATATTCTGGATCTTGCGGAAAAAATTCAAATTCCCTTTATTCTCACGGTGCATACCGTACTTCCCAGTCCCAAGGAAAAACAAAAGAAAATACTTGAAGTGCTGGGAGAAAAGAGCGCAAGGGTAGTTACCATGGCTAAAAATACGATACCTATACTTGAAAAAGTATATGGTATTGACCCGGCAAAGATTGAAGTAATACACCATGGTGTACCGTATAAAATTCTTGAACCCAGAGAAAAGCTAAAGAAAAAATTCGGGCTTGAAAACCGCACTGTAATAAGTACTTTTGGGCTGATAAGTCCGGGCAAAGGTTTGGAATACGGAATTGAAGCTGTTGCAAAGCTGGCAAAGAAGTACAAAGATATTGTTTACCTGATTCTTGGACAGACACATCCTTGTGTAAAAAGGGAGTTTGGCGAGGTTTACAGGGAAAAACTTGTGCAAATGGTTGAAGAACTTGGTGTAAAAGAGCATGTATGGTTTGTAGACAAATATCTTACCAGGGATGAAATTATGAACTATTTGCAGCTATCGGATATCTACATGACGCCGTATCTCGGAAAAGACCAGGCGGTAAGCGGTACTTTGGCTTATGCGGTAGGATACGGCAGAGTAATTATATCTACTCCGTACAGCTATGCCAAGGAAATGCTCGCAGAGGGAAGAGGACTTTTGGCAGAGTTTGAGGATGCAGATTCTTTGGCAAAACATATTGAATATGTTCTGGACAATCCCGAGGCAAAGAAAGAGATGGAGAGGCGAACATTAAGTCTTGGAAGAACCATGATGTGGGAAAATGTGGCAAGTTGCTATTCCAGGCTTTTTATCGACACTCTTGAAGAAACAAAGCTCTCGGGGAGTATGATAGGATGA
- a CDS encoding glycosyl transferase, which yields MIIKDDHIFRMTDDTGMLQHSKYSLPDPNHGYTTDDNARALIMALMLYKKYGEKKYLDLVYRYSSFLLNAQNEKGKFKNFMGYDRKWLEDEGSEDCFGRCLWAIGFALSGDFTPRGVKHALLEIFNKAMPHAANLSYLRGKAYSAIGLSFFDGDDSKELVFSIAQSLCCQYDEHKDGEWKWFEDVVSYCNSVLPWSLLTAYKVTGEKRFLETAEESLDFLGKITFKDGYFKPVGCNGWFKKGKEQAEFDEQPVEACEAVLTYLEAFELTGKTKYLEKAKICNAWYSGMNSKGIPLVDPETGGCYDGLTQKGVNLNMGAESLVSYIISYLKMSEIKSL from the coding sequence ATGATTATAAAGGACGACCACATTTTCCGAATGACCGATGATACGGGTATGTTACAGCACTCCAAGTACTCCCTTCCGGACCCGAATCACGGGTATACAACGGATGACAATGCCAGAGCCCTGATTATGGCGTTGATGTTATATAAAAAGTATGGTGAGAAAAAGTATCTTGATCTTGTTTACAGATATTCATCTTTCTTATTGAATGCACAGAATGAAAAGGGCAAGTTCAAAAACTTCATGGGATATGACCGAAAATGGCTTGAAGACGAGGGTTCGGAAGACTGCTTCGGGAGATGCCTGTGGGCGATTGGATTTGCTCTTTCCGGTGATTTTACCCCCAGAGGGGTTAAACATGCTCTCCTGGAAATTTTCAATAAAGCTATGCCCCATGCGGCAAATCTTAGTTATCTGAGGGGAAAAGCATATTCTGCAATAGGTCTTTCGTTTTTTGACGGTGATGATTCAAAAGAACTTGTTTTCAGCATAGCCCAATCTCTCTGCTGCCAATATGATGAACACAAAGACGGAGAATGGAAATGGTTTGAAGATGTTGTGTCATATTGCAACAGCGTTCTTCCGTGGTCTCTTCTTACAGCCTACAAAGTTACAGGAGAAAAAAGGTTTCTTGAAACGGCTGAGGAAAGTCTGGACTTCCTTGGGAAAATAACTTTCAAGGACGGATATTTCAAACCTGTCGGATGCAATGGGTGGTTTAAAAAAGGTAAAGAGCAGGCTGAATTTGATGAACAGCCGGTCGAGGCCTGCGAAGCTGTTTTAACCTATTTAGAGGCTTTTGAATTAACGGGAAAGACAAAGTATCTGGAAAAAGCAAAGATATGCAATGCATGGTATTCGGGAATGAATTCCAAAGGAATACCTCTTGTTGATCCTGAGACGGGAGGCTGCTATGACGGCCTTACCCAAAAAGGAGTTAATCTGAATATGGGCGCGGAAAGCCTGGTATCTTACATAATATCATACTTGAAAATGTCTGAAATCAAATCTTTATAG
- a CDS encoding type I phosphomannose isomerase catalytic subunit, whose amino-acid sequence MLYPYKMTPVYKDYIWGGHNLKRLGKPVVEGRVAESWELSAIPGSETKISNGVLQGQSIVDVIKKYGRKKILGDKFAAAPMNTGFPLLLKFIDANDRLSIQVHPDNEYAKEHEHGVGKTEMWYIVDAKSGATVIHGFAESCQSPVKIRESILKGEHSGLYREIQVKKGDVVFVPAGTVHALNDGLVVAEIQQNSDLTYRIFDYDRTDSYGNKRPLHVNKALDVLSFQNSKALYKGITVYRDNGIETKYLAISEYFCVKEIKSEGGTLELNPKGTFSAFMFLDGEAQIIYDEEKLKISAMETVFIPAYMGKYKIRGSFLALHVYVADSALKVYDSLRNKGFSHEEIIENAAGAENLKFPLRVVI is encoded by the coding sequence ATGTTGTATCCGTATAAAATGACGCCTGTGTACAAGGACTATATATGGGGTGGACACAATCTCAAAAGGTTGGGAAAACCTGTAGTTGAGGGACGAGTGGCGGAAAGTTGGGAACTTTCTGCCATACCTGGAAGCGAAACCAAAATTTCCAACGGTGTTTTACAAGGTCAGAGTATTGTTGATGTAATAAAAAAATACGGAAGAAAGAAAATTCTTGGCGATAAATTTGCTGCTGCACCGATGAATACAGGATTCCCGCTTCTTTTGAAGTTCATTGACGCAAACGACCGCCTGTCCATTCAGGTTCATCCTGACAATGAATATGCAAAAGAACACGAACACGGTGTGGGTAAAACCGAAATGTGGTACATAGTAGACGCCAAATCGGGAGCGACGGTTATTCACGGATTTGCCGAAAGCTGTCAAAGCCCTGTAAAAATTCGTGAATCTATTTTAAAAGGCGAACACAGTGGATTGTATAGAGAAATCCAGGTAAAAAAAGGCGATGTGGTTTTTGTACCGGCGGGTACCGTGCACGCATTAAATGACGGTCTGGTAGTTGCTGAAATACAGCAAAATTCAGATCTTACATACAGGATTTTTGACTATGACAGGACTGATTCCTATGGAAACAAAAGACCTCTTCATGTGAATAAAGCACTGGATGTGCTTTCTTTTCAAAATTCCAAAGCTTTGTATAAAGGAATTACCGTATACCGTGATAATGGAATAGAAACAAAGTATCTTGCCATAAGTGAATATTTCTGTGTAAAAGAAATAAAGAGTGAGGGTGGAACCCTTGAATTAAATCCGAAAGGTACTTTTTCCGCATTTATGTTTTTGGATGGTGAAGCCCAAATAATATATGATGAGGAGAAATTGAAGATTAGTGCAATGGAAACAGTTTTTATTCCCGCGTATATGGGCAAGTATAAAATCCGTGGTTCATTTTTGGCGCTTCATGTTTACGTGGCGGATTCTGCGTTGAAAGTTTATGATTCTTTAAGAAATAAAGGCTTTTCCCATGAAGAAATAATTGAAAATGCAGCAGGGGCGGAAAATCTCAAATTTCCTCTTAGAGTTGTAATATGA
- a CDS encoding ZIP family metal transporter yields the protein MLLVLITAIGVGGATVIGALIGFMFRNISQKYNNAILGFAAGVMLAAAVIGLIIPSAEMTGRSGIWMTVLGIFFGAIFLNFMDKLTPHLHNLSGIDVEKHAHNESLDKVLLFVFAIAIHNFPEGLAAGVGFGSEDIGNALMVAIGIALQNIPEGMVIISPMILVGISKRRALLIGSATGLVEVIGTFIGYFGSSISEKILPFALAFAGGTMLYVISDEMIPDTHSHGYERLATYSLLIGFTVMLVLDMFIG from the coding sequence ATGCTTTTAGTATTAATAACGGCGATTGGAGTTGGCGGAGCGACTGTTATTGGGGCATTGATTGGATTTATGTTTCGCAATATATCACAAAAATACAACAATGCCATATTGGGATTTGCAGCCGGAGTTATGCTGGCGGCTGCGGTAATCGGTCTTATTATACCCTCCGCGGAGATGACCGGACGGTCAGGAATTTGGATGACAGTTCTGGGCATTTTTTTTGGAGCGATATTTTTAAATTTCATGGACAAATTAACCCCGCATTTGCACAATTTGTCCGGAATTGACGTCGAAAAACATGCGCATAACGAATCGCTGGACAAAGTCCTGCTGTTTGTGTTTGCAATTGCAATTCACAATTTCCCGGAAGGGTTGGCGGCAGGCGTCGGATTTGGAAGCGAAGATATAGGCAATGCGTTGATGGTTGCCATCGGTATTGCATTGCAAAACATACCCGAGGGCATGGTGATTATTTCGCCAATGATTCTTGTAGGAATCAGCAAAAGACGGGCGCTTTTAATCGGTTCCGCCACAGGATTGGTGGAAGTAATAGGAACGTTTATCGGTTATTTTGGTTCTTCAATTTCAGAGAAAATACTGCCTTTTGCTCTGGCTTTTGCCGGCGGTACGATGCTTTACGTCATCAGTGATGAAATGATTCCTGACACGCACAGCCATGGATATGAAAGACTGGCTACATACTCCTTGCTGATCGGGTTTACGGTTATGTTGGTATTGGATATGTTTATCGGATGA